The proteins below are encoded in one region of Pseudophryne corroboree isolate aPseCor3 chromosome 8, aPseCor3.hap2, whole genome shotgun sequence:
- the LOC134949728 gene encoding keratin-associated protein 19-2-like yields the protein MDKGCKVKALRENLHSSKVQRNNGRMGVARKENGCTGEWLYGYGSGEWLYGYSSEREWLYGYGSGEWLYDYGSGEWLYGYGSGEWLYGYGSGEWLYGYGSGEWLYGYSSEREWLYGYGSGEWLYGYGSGEWLYGYGSEEWLYGYAQENGCMGMAQENGCMGTAQENGCTGTTQENGCMGMAQENGCTA from the exons ATGGATAAGGGCTGTAAGGTTAAAGCTTTAAGGGAGAACCTTCATTCCAGTAAGGTACAAAGGAATAATGGTCGTATGGGTGTTGCTCGGAAGGAAAATGGCTGTACGG gagaatggctgtacgggtatggctcaggagaatggctgtatGGGTATAGCTCAGAAAGAGAATGGCTGTATGGGTAtggctcaggagaatggctgtatgattatggctcaggagaatggctgtacgggtatggctcaggagaatggctgtatgggtatggctcaggagaatggctgtacgggtatggctcaggagaatggctgtaCGGGTATAGCTCAGAAAGAGAATGGCTGTATGGGTAtggctcaggagaatggctgtacgggtatggctcaggagaatggctgtaCGGGTATGGCTCAGAAGAATGGCTGTACGGGTATgctcaggagaatggctgtatgggtatggctcaggagaatggctgtatgggtacggctcaggagaatggctgtaCGGGTACGACTCAGGAGAATGGCTGTATGGGTAtggctcaggagaatggctgtaCGGCTTAG